A region from the Leopardus geoffroyi isolate Oge1 chromosome C2, O.geoffroyi_Oge1_pat1.0, whole genome shotgun sequence genome encodes:
- the CDV3 gene encoding protein CDV3 homolog isoform X10, which produces MQISEKEEEDNEKREDPGDNWEEGGGGGGGVEKSSGPWNKTAPVQAPPAAVIVTETPEPAMTSGVYRPPGARLTTTRKTPQGPPEIYSDTQFPSLQSTAKHVESRKDKEMEKSFEVVRHKTRGRDEVSKNQALKLQLDNQYAVLENQKSSHTQYN; this is translated from the exons tgaaaaggaagaagaagataatgaaaaaagagaagatcCAGGTGACAAttgggaagaagggggaggtggtggtggtggtgtcgAAAAATCTTCTGGCCCCTGGAATAAAACCGCTCCGGTACAGGCACCTCCTGCTGCAGTAATTG TtacagaaaccccagaaccagcGATGACTAGCGGTGTGTATAGGCCCCCTGGAGCCAGGTTAACCACAACAAGGAAAACACCGCAAGGCCCACCAGAAATCTACAGTGACACACAGTTCCCGTCCCTGCAGTCCACTGCCAAGCATGTAGAAAGCCGGAA ggataaagaaatggagaagagcTTTGAAGTAGTAAGACACAAAACTAGAGGTAGGGATGAGGTTTCAAAAAACCAGGCCCTTAAACTTCAGCTAGACAACCAGTATGCTGTGCTTGAAAATCAGAAAAGCAGCCACACACAGTACAATTAA